The Elaeis guineensis isolate ETL-2024a chromosome 13, EG11, whole genome shotgun sequence genome includes a region encoding these proteins:
- the LOC105056046 gene encoding uncharacterized protein translates to MAAKISTLVLKVDLECHLCYKKIRKTLCKLQDRENIKTISYDEKNNTVTISGPFDPQKLSKKLRCKACKVIKDIQIVEVKEKPKDPAPKESKPAEPAPAEKEKPKPAKSEPEPKPKPKADPPKAEPAPKAEPAAKPKSDPPAPKPDPPKTEPAPPKVEPDPPKPQPVAVGQGPAPPVWPACCGMAYYDGYYGGCRCCSCGRVIGWVANAPPMAYGGPSHGCKPYQFFCEEDPSTSCTIM, encoded by the exons ATCTCCACATTGGTGTTGAAAGTCGACCTCGAATGCCACCTTTGCTATAAAAAGATTAGAAAAACTCTTTGCAAGCTCCAAG ATCGGGAGAACATAAAAACTATCTCCTACGATGAGAAGAACAACACGGTCACGATCTCTGGACCATTTGATCCCCAAAAGCTCTCCAAGAAGCTCCGCTGCAAGGCCTGCAAGGTGATCAAAGACATCCAAATCGTAGAGGTCAAGGAAAAGCCAAAAGACCCAGCTCCCAAGGAGTCTAAGCCCGCTGAACCAGCCCCGGCCGAGAAAGAGAAACCCAAGCCGGCCAAATCCGAACCAGAACCAAAACCAAAACCAAAAGCCGACCCACCGAAAGCTGAACCGGCACCGAAAGCTGAACCGGCAGCGAAGCCCAAATCCGACCCACCAGCTCCAAAACCAGACCCTCCAAAGACCGAGCCTGCGCCGCCAAAGGTTGAACCAGACCCACCCAAGCCTCAACCGGTAGCAGTGGGTCAGGGCCCGGCCCCACCGGTCTGGCCGGCTTGTTGCGGTATGGCATACTATGATGGGTATTATGGGGGATGCCGGTGTTGCTCATGCGGAAGGGTCATTGGATGGGTTGCCAATGCTCCACCTATGGCCTATGGCGGACCATCCCATGGGTGCAAGCCATACCAATTCTTCTGCGAAGAGGATCCATCAACATCATGTACCATCATGTGA
- the LOC140853290 gene encoding uncharacterized protein, producing MRRRGRYAGVQFQFSQTEAGTSSSAQQPEVSSAAQHSEPCPSSSAQHDPPVHQSDDEIHVQDGSGRVRPRRRPTVVRDVWQMREGERIVVECNQLGQPIKKAACLLTSFLGTVARRPQLCPLGYAKWNDMLPTYKVELLRVIESKFVLPPSTHDFVMKSLNRKWKEYRAQLKKDYMRQGMTEEEVARNCPPDVPPHQWMELVHYWFSERAQTYSAIGRAARAAQSVPHTSGSKSYARLRQEFEDEHGREPGQVEFYRMTHTHQDGIFVRDESRDLYERATSLIAERDDESAASTQQSRIEAEVFTELMGPERFGRVRGYGVGVTPTQLSEVSRYTQHAAADAQDSRVRRLEAEIQEIRQSRAAEMEEMRQSRAEM from the exons atgcgtcgtaggggacgatatgctggtgtgcagtttcaattttcacagacagaggccggtacgtcttcttcagcacagcagcctgaggtcagttcagctgcacagcattctgagccctgtccttcatcatcagcacagcacgatcctcctgttcatcagtcagatgatgagatacacgtgcagg atggatccgggagagtacgccccagacgcagacccacagtagtacgagatgtgtggcagatgcgtgagggcgagaggattgttgtggagtgcaatcagctaggtcagccaattaagaaagctgcctgcttattgacttcatttttggggactgttgctcggaggcctcagctatgtccgttgggctatgcaaaatggaatgacatgcttccaacgtacaaagttgagctcctccgagttatagag agcaagtttgttctccctccatccactcatgattttgtaatgaagtctctcaaccgcaaatggaaagaatatagagcacaattgaagaaggactatatgagacagggtatgacagaggaggaggttgctaggaattgtcctcctgatgtaccccctcatcagtggatggagttggttcattattggttctccgagagggcacag acttattctgctattggtagagctgcacgagcagctcagtctgttcctcatacatcggggtcgaagagttatgcacgactccgacaggagttt gaggatgagcatgggagggaacccggacaagtggagttttaccggatgactcatactcatcaggatggtatttttgttcgagatgagtcgagagatttatat gagagggctacatctctcattgcggagcgtgacgacgagtccgcagcatctacgcagcagagccgtatcgaggccgaggtgttcacagagttgatgggaccagagcgcttcggccgagtgaggggttatggagtaggagtcacccccactcagttatctgaggttagtagatatacgcagcatgctgcagcagatgctcaggattcacgcgttcgcagactcgaggcggagatacaggagattagacagagtcgtgccgctgagatggaggagatgcgacagagccgtgccgagatgtag
- the LOC105056047 gene encoding pentatricopeptide repeat-containing protein ATP4, chloroplastic, which produces MAFHLSSTPPSSQSPHLHSFPPNPPHPLFSSSAQILHLSSPFLSSWKHKNPIKTPLPSLSSPPPKPLLPLHTPTKVSLQDPSPQTSLDSDSQSLDGQKPKTPSKNSIWINPNSPRAARLRHHSSDSRYARFAALAASLDSSDPTDAAVAAAISALADRPTEQDAVTVLNCMENSANAVLALRWFQNNIKINKEVILYNVTVKVLRKSKNWDGVEALWKEMLERGVKPDNVTFSTIISCAGFCNLPEKAVEWFEKMPEFACSPDYVTYSAMIDAYGRSGNIEKALGLYDRARQEKWRLDPVTFATVIRVYSHSGNFDGALNVYEEMKALGVKPNVVIYNTLLDAMGRAGRPWQVKTIFKEMDKKGVVPNRATYAALLRSYCKARYAEDALSVYRQMKEKGMEMNVILYNMLMSMCADIGCVDEAAEIFAEMKGLPDDCKPDSWSYSALITAYSCSGKVLEAEGLLNEMLEAGYQPNIFVLTSIIQCYGKARQTDDVVRSFDKLLELRITPDDRFCGCLLNVLTQTQTEELGKVINCIERANVKLGSLVKLLVDEGSANEAVKQEAEELFENISNEVKKAYCNCLIDFCVNLNQSEKACVLLDMALRLEIYTDLQSKSPTQWSLHVRGLSLGAALTALHVWMNDLSKALENGEELPPLLGIHTGHGKHKYSEKGLASVFESHLRELNAPFHEAPDKVGWFLTTKIAANSWLESRNLSESVSA; this is translated from the coding sequence atggcATTCCACCTCTCTTCCACCCCTCCCTCCTCTCAATCCCCCCACCTCCACTCCTTCCCCCCCAACCCCCCAcatcccctcttctcctcctctgccCAAATTCTCCACCTGTCCTCCCCTTTCCTCTCTTCTTGGAAGCACAAAAACCCCATCAAaacccctctcccctctctctcctcccctCCGCCCAAACCCCTCCTTCCGCTTCATACCCCTACTAAAGTCTCCCTTCAAGATCCCTCTCCCCAGACCTCTCTGGACTCCGATTCCCAATCCCTGGACGGCCAGAAACCCAAAACCCCCTCCAAAAATTCCATTTGGATCAACCCCAACAGCCCCCGCGCCGCCCGCCTCCGCCACCACTCCTCCGACTCACGCTACGCCCGCTTCGCCGCCCTCGCCGCCTCCCTCGACTCCTCCGACCCCACCGACGCCGCCGTCGCCGCCGCCATCTCCGCCCTTGCCGACCGCCCCACCGAGCAGGACGCCGTCACCGTGCTCAACTGCATGGAGAACTCCGCCAACGCCGTCCTCGCCCTCAGGTGGTTCCAGAACAACATCAAGATCAACAAAGAGGTGATTTTGTACAATGTGACGGTCAAAGTATTGAGGAAGTCTAAAAATTGGGATGGGGTGGAGGCCCTCTGGAAGGAGATGCTGGAGAGGGGTGTGAAGCCGGATAACGTGACGTTTTCGACCATTATTAGCTGCGCCGGGTTCTGTAATTTGCCGGAGAAAGCCGTGGAGTGGTTCGAGAAGATGCCCGAGTTCGCATGCAGCCCGGATTATGTCACGTATTCGGCGATGATCGATGCTTATGGCCGATCGGGCAATATCGAGAAGGCTCTTGGCCTGTATGATCGTGCCCGCCAGGAAAAGTGGCGTCTTGATCCTGTTACGTTCGCGACGGTGATCAGAGTTTACAGTCATTCGGGGAATTTTGATGGTGCGCTTAATGTGTATGAGGAAATGAAGGCGCTTGGTGTGAAGCCAAATGTGGTCATTTATAACACGTTGTTGGATGCCATGGGCAGGGCCGGGAGGCCGTGGCAAGTGAAGACCATCTTTAAAGAGATGGATAAGAAGGGGGTGGTGCCCAACAGGGCGACATATGCCGCTCTCCTAAGATCATATTGCAAGGCTCGTTATGCTGAGGATGCGCTTAGTGTTTATAGGCAGATGAAGGAGAAAGGGATGGAGATGAATGTGATCTTGTATAACATGCTCATGTCGATGTGTGCTGATATTGGTTGTGTTGATGAAGCTGCTGAGATTTTTGCGGAGATGAAGGGATTGCCTGATGACTGTAAGCCTGATAGCTGGAGCTATTCGGCTCTGATTACTGCATACTCTTGTAGTGGAAAAGTTTTGGAGGCAGAAGGCTTGTTAAATGAGATGTTGGAAGCTGGATATCAGCCAAATATCTTTGTGCTTACGTCAATCATCCAGTGTTATGGGAAAGCTAGGCAGACTGATGATGTTGTGAGAAGTTTTGACAAGTTACTGGAATTGAGGATAACACCAGATGACCGGTTTTGTGGTTGTCTTTTGAATGTGCTGACTCAGACCCAGACAGAAGAATTGGGGAAGGTGATTAACTGTATTGAGAGAGCTAATGTCAAGTTGGGTTCTTTAGTGAAGCTACTAGTGGATGAAGGATCTGCCAATGAGGCGGTGAAACAAGAAGCTGAAGAGCTCTTTGAGAACATCAGTAATGAAGTGAAGAAGGCTTACTGTAATTGTTTGATAGATTTCTGTGTAAACCTCAATCAATCAGAAAAAGCTTGTGTGCTCCTGGATATGGCACTTCGGCTTGAGATATATACAGATCTACAGTCAAAATCTCCTACACAGTGGTCTTTACATGTGAGGGGTCTTTCTCTTGGAGCAGCGTTGACTGCTTTGCATGTCTGGATGAATGATTTGTCCAAGGCCTTAGAGAATGGGGAGGAGTTGCCTCCACTACTAGGTATTCATACAGGGCATGGGAAGCATAAATATTCAGAAAAAGGGTTAGCATCTGTGTTTGAATCACACTTGAGAGAATTGAATGCACCATTTCATGAGGCACCAGATAAGGTTGGATGGTTTCTGACCACAAAAATTGCTGCTAACTCATGGTTGGAGTCGAGGAATTTGTCAGAGTCAGTTTCTGCTTAG
- the LOC105056048 gene encoding microtubule-associated protein 70-5, translating to MGSLGEASGKEMFPSPPDPVMIELNRLENQLRDKERELELANYAIKALKVTELMKDKAVVELNNELKKLDDKLRASENQLEQKNLDIKRLINEKKEALAAQFAAEAALRRVHASQRDEEYLPVEAVIAPLESDLKKYKNEIAKLQEDKRVLQRLTKSKEAALIEAENILCTALERALIVETVQNQNIELRRKIEICQEENKLLEKTHRQKVVEVEKLTQTIHELEESILSGGAAANAVRDYRRQVAELNEEKKTLERELARAKVSANRVATVVANEWKGDSDKVMPVKQWLEERRILQGEIQRLRDKVAVAERTAKAEAQLKDKLNLRLKTLEEGLKQAPSLSIKQVENSEKKFGCSSNDEPKKGSTSHARASVAACRLSVLQQPNSVSEGVVTSRNIKPTNSLKKKSVIGENLVRKNLCAPKSKFFDNDDGKENAERFANTNGNITNFIKGNTEPSQELKAKGCGDIESQNKGGSGDGCDVTAQIKKMFPQEVTVKGVGDIKSEKKGGSEDACDDLVSGFLYDRLQKEVINLRKSHEEKDKLLSAKDDEIKLLQKKVDALAKAMEVELKKMRREAAAREKEVLVKSEDTKPRRETPIISRRALNHQ from the exons ATGGGTAGCTTGGGCGAAGCTAGTGGAAAGGAGATGTTTCCGAGCCCTCCAGATCCTGTTATGATCGAACTCAATCGATTGGAGAATCAGCTTAGAG ACAAGGAGAGGGAGTTGGAACTTGCCAACTATGCAATCAAGGCCTTGAAAGTGACAGAACTTATGAAAGATAAAGCTGTAGTGGAG CTTAacaatgaattgaagaaacttgatGACAAGCTCAGAGCTTCCGAGAACCAACTAGAGCAGAAG AATCTTGATATCAAGAGGCTAATCAATGAGAAAAAAGAAGCCTTGGCTGCACAGTTTGCTGCTGAGGCAGCTTTGAGAAGAGTTCATGCATCTCAAAGGGATGAGGAATACCTTCCAGTAGAGGCTGTTATTGCTCCGCTCGAGTCTGATTTAAAAAAGTACAAGAATGAG ATTGCGAAACTTCAAGAGGATAAAAGGGTTCTACAACGGCTCACAAAGTCTAAAGAGGCAGCTTTGATTGAAGCAGAAAATATTTTGTGCACCGCACTCGAACGGGCACTGATAGTAGAGACTGTGCAAAACCAGAACATTGAATTGAGAAGGAAAATAGAGATATGCCAG GAAGAAAATAAACTTTTGGAGAAAACACATCGTCAGAAGGTTGTAGAAGTGGAGAAGCTTACTCAAACTATTCATGAACTTGAGGAATCTATTCTTTCAGGCGGTGCAGCTGCTAATGCTGTGCGTGACTATCGGCGCCAGGTTGCTGAATTAAAT GAAGAGAAAAAAACTCTTGAGAGAGAGCTAGCAAGGGCTAAAGTTTCAGCAAATCGGGTGGCAACCGTGGTCGCAAATGAGTGGAAGGGTGACAGTGACAAAGTCATGCCTGTCAAGCAATGGCTGGAAGAGCGAAGAATTTTACAG GGAGAGATACAACGGTTGCGGGACAAGGTAGCTGTAGCAGAGAGAACTGCCAAGGCAGAAGCCCAGCTCAAG GATAAACTAAATTTGAGGCTGAAGACATTGGAAGAAGGTCTAAAGCAAGCACCAAGCTTATCAATAAAGCAAGTTGAAAACTCCGAGAAAAAATTTGGGTGCTCTTCAAATGATGAACCAAAAAAGGGATCAACATCTCATGCAAGGGCTTCTGTTGCTGCCTGCAGACTCTCAGTTTTACAACAGCCTAATTCTGTATCAGAAGGTGTGGTCACAAGCAGAAATATCAAACCAACAAATAGCTTAAAAAAGAAGTCCGTTATTGGAGAAAATCTGGTTAGAAAGAATCTCTGCGCTCCAAAAAGCAAATTTTTTGACAATGATGATGGGAAGGAGAATGCAGAAAGATTTGCTAACACTAATGGTAATATAACTAATTTTATTAAAGGGAATACAGAGCCTTCACAAGAACTTAAAGCCAAAGGATGTGGTGACATTGAGTCACAAAATAAGGGTGGTTCAGGAGATGGCTGTGATGTTACtgctcaaataaaaaaaatgtttccACAAGAAGTTACAGTCAAAGGAGTTGGTGACATCAAGTCAGAAAAAAAGGGTGGTTCAGAAGATGCCTGTGATGATTTGGTATCAGGTTTTCTGTATGACAGACTGCAAAAGGAAGTCATCAACTTAAGAAAATCACATGAGGAGAAAGATAAGCTGTTGAGTGCTAAGGATGATGAAATCAAG TTGCTCCAGAAAAAGGTTGATGCACTAGCGAAGGCAATGGAAGTGGAGTTAAAGAAGATGAGGAGAGAAGCAGCAGCTAGAGAAAAGGAAGTATTGGTGAAGTCAGAGGATACTAAACCAAGAAGAGAAACCCCAATCATCTCAAGAAG AGCTCTGAATCATCAGTAA